One Dictyoglomus thermophilum H-6-12 DNA window includes the following coding sequences:
- a CDS encoding Eco57I restriction-modification methylase domain-containing protein, translating to MPDQIEKYIDNLIKNFSKENLVEYLSQKNNFDTYSKRHYGYEGDIFDEIYEVAEKDLKNGNKLKIFTIKTQKEITERTSKKKQYDLAKKILRDSLTQAGIFVFHDENGNFRFSLVYSTFSGTKREYSYYKRYTYYVAKGRPYHTFKEALYKVKFETLEDIIDAFSTLPLTKEFYTEIQNWYAWASKHAWFPGGKKEENLIRLLTRIIFVWFLKERKLIPEEIFEPNFLKDIVKDFGKADYYYNTILQNLFFATLNREAKERDFAKDLGFPENKTNFGVKTLFRYDKYLLIPEREFIKIFEKVPFINGGLFECLDDDSNYIDGFTRREEKRAKLPDFLFFSEEREEDLSDFYGERRRVKVRGLINIFKDYNFTTDENTPIDVEVSLDPELLGHIFENLLASYNPETQTTARKATGSYYTPKEIVDFMVEESLIEYFKIKTKIEEEKLRDLLSYKEDINLSNEEKESILHAIDNLKVIDPAVGSGAFPMGIVHKLVHILNKIDPENKLWYELQYKKALTEIEKVLKIKDRSEREEKLKEVNENFDESINYHDYARKLYIIENSIYGVDIQPIAIQICKLRFFLSLIIDQKIDESKENYGVKPLPHLETKFVCANTLIGLEKPRQINMGDYLLEDLKTQLKDLYKKHFNIKTRGEKKRLQEKAQELRNKIKERLIDEGWNTKEAEKIANFDIFSQTATADWFDPEWMLGVEDGFDIVIGNPPYVRQENIRPIKPVLQSQGYETFVSTADLYVYFYEKSYNLLKNGGIHCFISSNKWMRAKYGEKLRDFLKEKTTILKLIDFGGYHVFGQTVDTCTVLFRKEKPKTDHILYYVASVPSEIENHEKAIEYIKQNLKPMSQKSLNSQTFVLADQKILSLKEKIEHIGKPLKAWNVNIYRGVLTGFNEAFIIDTETRNKILANCKTEEERKRTEEIIKPVLRGRDIEKWRYKWAGLWIIGTFPALNLNIDYYPALKEYLKSFGERLNQDGKPGHRKKTHNKWFETQDNIAYYPEFEKEKIVWQRVTKSPKFTIIPPSIYCEATTHFITCSNEYINFLVGIFNSLFFKFAFYKFYMGGGIEGEIKGEFIGRFPIPPITSQNQSIVNQIEKLVDQILSLAQSKDYDLNYQKQSQVKALEKEIDQLVYKLYNLTDEEIKIIESENKESEDINELF from the coding sequence ATGCCTGACCAAATTGAAAAGTATATTGATAACCTTATAAAAAATTTTTCTAAAGAAAACCTTGTAGAGTATTTATCCCAAAAGAATAATTTTGACACATATTCTAAGAGACATTATGGATATGAAGGTGATATATTTGATGAGATCTATGAAGTAGCAGAAAAAGATCTGAAAAATGGGAACAAATTAAAAATATTTACAATAAAAACCCAAAAGGAAATTACCGAAAGAACCAGTAAAAAGAAGCAATACGACCTTGCCAAGAAAATCTTAAGAGATTCTCTCACTCAAGCTGGGATTTTTGTATTTCATGATGAGAATGGAAACTTTAGATTTTCACTTGTTTACTCTACCTTCTCAGGAACCAAAAGAGAATACAGCTATTATAAAAGATATACCTACTATGTCGCTAAAGGAAGACCATATCATACCTTTAAGGAAGCTTTGTATAAAGTGAAATTTGAAACTCTTGAAGATATAATCGATGCCTTCAGTACATTACCCCTTACAAAAGAATTTTACACAGAAATACAAAACTGGTATGCCTGGGCGTCAAAACACGCCTGGTTTCCTGGAGGAAAAAAAGAAGAAAATCTCATAAGACTTCTTACAAGAATTATTTTTGTTTGGTTTCTTAAGGAACGTAAGCTTATTCCCGAAGAAATTTTTGAACCCAATTTTCTAAAAGATATAGTAAAAGATTTTGGAAAAGCAGATTATTACTATAACACTATTCTTCAAAACCTCTTCTTTGCAACTCTAAACCGAGAGGCAAAAGAAAGAGACTTTGCCAAAGATTTAGGCTTTCCAGAAAACAAAACAAACTTTGGAGTAAAGACCCTTTTCAGATATGACAAATATCTCCTAATACCTGAAAGGGAATTCATTAAGATATTTGAAAAAGTTCCCTTCATAAATGGTGGACTCTTTGAATGCCTTGATGATGATTCTAACTACATAGATGGCTTTACCAGAAGAGAAGAAAAAAGAGCCAAACTTCCTGATTTTCTTTTCTTCTCAGAGGAAAGAGAAGAAGACCTCTCAGATTTTTATGGTGAAAGGAGAAGGGTAAAAGTAAGAGGATTAATAAATATTTTTAAAGACTACAACTTCACAACTGATGAAAATACTCCTATCGACGTAGAAGTATCCCTGGATCCAGAGCTCTTAGGACATATCTTCGAGAATCTCCTTGCATCATATAACCCAGAAACTCAAACTACAGCAAGAAAAGCTACAGGCTCTTACTACACTCCCAAAGAAATTGTTGATTTTATGGTGGAAGAATCCCTCATAGAGTACTTCAAAATAAAAACAAAAATTGAAGAGGAAAAATTAAGAGACCTCCTATCTTACAAGGAAGATATAAATCTTAGCAATGAAGAAAAAGAATCAATCTTACATGCTATAGATAACCTAAAGGTTATTGATCCAGCAGTAGGATCTGGAGCCTTTCCCATGGGAATAGTACACAAACTTGTACACATACTAAATAAAATAGATCCTGAAAACAAGCTCTGGTATGAATTACAATACAAAAAAGCCCTTACTGAGATAGAAAAGGTCTTAAAAATTAAAGATAGAAGCGAAAGAGAAGAGAAGCTTAAAGAAGTAAATGAGAATTTTGATGAAAGTATAAATTACCATGATTATGCAAGGAAACTCTATATCATAGAAAACTCAATTTATGGAGTTGATATTCAGCCCATTGCAATCCAAATATGTAAACTAAGATTTTTCCTATCTCTTATTATTGACCAAAAAATTGATGAATCCAAGGAAAATTATGGAGTAAAGCCACTACCCCACTTAGAAACAAAATTTGTCTGTGCAAATACTCTAATAGGATTGGAAAAACCAAGACAAATAAACATGGGAGATTATTTGTTAGAAGACTTAAAAACTCAATTGAAAGATTTATATAAAAAGCACTTTAATATTAAAACAAGGGGAGAGAAAAAAAGATTGCAGGAAAAAGCCCAAGAATTAAGAAATAAAATAAAGGAAAGATTAATCGATGAAGGCTGGAACACTAAAGAGGCAGAAAAAATAGCCAATTTTGACATTTTCTCTCAAACTGCAACGGCAGACTGGTTTGATCCCGAATGGATGCTGGGAGTTGAGGATGGATTTGATATTGTAATTGGAAATCCACCATACGTAAGGCAAGAAAATATAAGACCAATTAAACCCGTACTACAATCTCAAGGATATGAAACCTTTGTCTCTACAGCAGACCTATATGTTTATTTCTATGAAAAAAGCTACAATCTTCTCAAAAATGGAGGAATACACTGTTTTATCTCAAGTAATAAATGGATGAGAGCAAAATATGGAGAGAAATTAAGAGATTTCCTAAAAGAGAAAACAACAATCTTGAAACTTATAGACTTTGGTGGTTACCATGTATTCGGCCAAACAGTTGATACTTGTACAGTACTTTTTAGAAAAGAAAAACCTAAAACCGATCATATTCTTTACTACGTAGCAAGTGTACCCTCTGAAATTGAAAATCATGAAAAAGCAATAGAATATATAAAGCAAAACTTAAAACCTATGTCTCAAAAATCACTAAATTCCCAAACCTTCGTACTTGCAGACCAAAAAATCTTATCCTTAAAAGAAAAAATTGAGCATATAGGCAAACCTCTGAAAGCTTGGAATGTAAATATTTATCGTGGTGTTTTAACAGGATTTAACGAGGCATTTATTATTGATACAGAAACAAGAAATAAAATTCTTGCCAACTGTAAAACAGAGGAAGAGAGAAAGAGAACAGAAGAAATAATTAAACCAGTTTTGAGGGGAAGAGATATTGAGAAATGGAGATATAAATGGGCAGGACTGTGGATTATTGGAACTTTTCCTGCCTTAAATCTAAATATTGACTACTATCCAGCCCTAAAAGAATACTTAAAATCCTTTGGAGAAAGATTAAATCAAGATGGAAAACCAGGACATAGAAAAAAAACACATAATAAATGGTTTGAAACTCAAGATAATATAGCTTATTACCCCGAATTTGAAAAAGAAAAAATTGTGTGGCAAAGAGTAACAAAGAGTCCTAAATTTACAATAATCCCGCCAAGTATATATTGTGAGGCAACTACACACTTTATCACTTGCAGTAATGAATATATAAATTTCTTAGTTGGTATTTTCAATTCACTATTTTTCAAGTTTGCATTTTATAAATTTTACATGGGAGGAGGAATCGAGGGCGAAATAAAAGGAGAATTTATAGGACGATTCCCCATCCCTCCCATCACTTCTCAAAATCAATCCATAGTAAATCAAATAGAAAAGCTTGTAGATCAAATTCTCTCCCTTGCCCAGTCAAAAGATTACGATCTAAATTACCAAAAGCAATCCCAGGTCAAAGCTCTCGAAAAAGAAATCGACCAATTGGTCTACAAACTCTACAACTTAACCGATGAAGAGATAAAAATTATTGAAAGTGAAAATAAGGAAAGTGAAGATATAAATGAACTATTTTGA
- a CDS encoding homocysteine S-methyltransferase family protein, with amino-acid sequence MNRKIKLPEFLFFDGAMGTELQRRGLPPGTPPEVLNLENPTLVEEVHRDYIKAGSMVIETNTFGGNRIRLKRAGLDGKIKEINEKGVEIAKKASEGKVLIAGSVGPLGELIEPYGDISEEEAEEVFTEQIEILVKSGVDLILIETMISLNEALIALKSAKKFDIPVGVTMSFEWTERGGRTPFGDEVEYSIKTLEENGADFVGANCGRGFEDMIKIAPIIRKATTLPVLIQPNAGIPQWENGKLTYPETPDKFKIFVEEMLKLNINFIGGCCGTTPNHIEVFKEFYLKR; translated from the coding sequence ATGAACAGAAAGATTAAACTTCCAGAATTCTTATTTTTTGATGGAGCTATGGGGACAGAGCTCCAAAGGAGAGGTCTTCCTCCTGGAACTCCACCTGAAGTATTAAACTTAGAAAATCCTACTCTTGTGGAAGAGGTTCATAGAGATTACATAAAAGCAGGATCTATGGTGATAGAAACCAACACCTTTGGAGGAAATAGAATTCGCCTTAAAAGGGCAGGTCTTGATGGGAAAATCAAAGAGATAAACGAAAAGGGAGTGGAAATAGCCAAAAAAGCCTCAGAAGGGAAAGTCCTCATAGCAGGTTCTGTAGGACCCTTAGGAGAGCTCATTGAACCCTATGGAGATATCTCCGAAGAAGAGGCAGAAGAGGTTTTTACAGAACAGATAGAAATTCTCGTAAAATCAGGAGTAGACTTAATTCTTATCGAAACCATGATCTCCTTAAATGAGGCTCTTATTGCCCTTAAATCCGCTAAAAAGTTTGATATTCCTGTAGGAGTAACTATGAGTTTTGAATGGACAGAAAGGGGAGGTAGAACTCCTTTTGGAGATGAAGTAGAGTACTCTATTAAAACCTTAGAGGAGAATGGGGCAGATTTTGTAGGAGCAAATTGTGGAAGAGGTTTTGAAGATATGATAAAAATTGCTCCTATAATAAGAAAGGCTACTACTCTTCCTGTACTTATTCAACCTAATGCAGGCATACCCCAATGGGAAAATGGAAAACTAACATACCCTGAAACTCCTGACAAATTCAAAATTTTTGTTGAGGAGATGCTAAAGTTAAATATTAATTTTATAGGCGGGTGCTGTGGTACAACCCCTAATCATATAGAAGTTTTCAAAGAGTTTTATCTAAAAAGATAA
- the hypA gene encoding hydrogenase nickel incorporation protein HypA: MHEWALAEAVVNSAIKMAQEKKLSQVRILSLKVGEVQQIDMEVFDYAIKEISKGTILENSEIKYTIFPAKLLCNNCGNEWSYMESFESLTEEEREAIHFIPETIHVYIKCPKCKSPDFEIKEGRGVFIEEIT; encoded by the coding sequence ATGCACGAGTGGGCTCTTGCTGAAGCAGTAGTAAATTCTGCAATAAAAATGGCTCAAGAGAAAAAATTGAGCCAAGTTAGGATTTTGTCCCTTAAAGTGGGGGAAGTACAACAAATTGATATGGAAGTGTTTGATTATGCAATAAAGGAGATTTCCAAAGGCACAATCTTAGAAAATTCTGAGATAAAATATACGATCTTCCCTGCAAAACTTCTCTGCAATAACTGTGGAAATGAATGGAGCTATATGGAAAGTTTTGAGAGCCTTACAGAAGAAGAAAGAGAAGCAATTCACTTTATTCCAGAAACCATTCATGTATATATAAAATGTCCAAAATGTAAAAGTCCAGATTTTGAAATAAAAGAAGGAAGAGGAGTATTTATTGAGGAAATAACATGA
- a CDS encoding P-loop NTPase, which produces MIHDPRTSIIDKRLENVKNIIAIGSGKGGVGKSTFSSLLSLFLNKKGYKVGLLDLDIYGPSTHLILNAEDKTPQEEYGLKPVDINGIEFMSIIYFTQNKPLIMRGKELTDTILEIFAITRWNNLDYLIIDMPPGMGEVLLDLIKFIKNLQFIVITNPTKIAMETVEKLIRFLKESNYPILGLVENMKNKDGTFVKEKCKELNVKYLGHISFYEDIENYYGIPEKLINQNLDKEINQIVSNFT; this is translated from the coding sequence ATGATACATGATCCAAGAACATCAATTATAGACAAAAGATTAGAGAATGTGAAAAATATCATTGCCATAGGAAGTGGAAAAGGAGGAGTTGGTAAAAGTACTTTTTCATCTCTACTTTCTTTATTCTTAAACAAAAAAGGATATAAAGTAGGCCTCTTAGACTTAGATATATATGGACCTTCAACCCATCTTATATTAAATGCAGAAGATAAAACTCCCCAAGAGGAATACGGTTTAAAACCCGTAGATATAAATGGAATAGAATTTATGTCCATAATCTACTTCACCCAAAATAAACCCTTAATTATGCGTGGAAAAGAGCTTACCGATACAATCCTTGAAATATTTGCAATTACTCGATGGAATAATTTAGATTACTTAATCATCGACATGCCCCCAGGAATGGGAGAGGTTCTTTTAGATCTTATAAAGTTTATAAAAAATCTACAATTTATCGTAATAACTAATCCCACTAAGATTGCTATGGAAACCGTAGAAAAGCTTATAAGATTTTTAAAGGAAAGCAATTACCCTATTTTAGGATTAGTAGAAAATATGAAAAATAAAGATGGCACCTTTGTAAAAGAAAAATGCAAAGAGCTAAACGTTAAATACTTAGGCCACATATCCTTCTACGAGGATATAGAAAATTATTATGGTATTCCAGAAAAATTAATAAATCAAAACTTAGATAAGGAAATTAATCAAATTGTTTCTAATTTCACATAA
- a CDS encoding 2Fe-2S iron-sulfur cluster-binding protein, whose product MENIKIKVNGNEVEVSPGKTVLQVLKDLGIHVPVLCHYEPLMPQGSCRLCVVEDRGVLKTACTTPVEPNMDIKTDTPNVINSRKLVLQLLFSERNHYCMYCEVTGECELQDLGYEFGLDHFEFPTYERRFPVDNTHDFIMMDHNRCVLCRRCVRVCSEVAGHFVLGEMERGIDTMIIADMDVPLGNSSCVSCGLCAQVCPTGAIIDKRSSYLGREVQSEIIYSNCDMCPVGCGMEIYKKQGANFIVKIYGDWNSDVSHGLLCKVGRYLSLYDEKDRVVGIKLKDDFGYRRLHEDNLIEIFKNKLNNAVAYVDGSLFNEEIEMIKEIFKDKVYSLYPNNSPIPTNINLSELDNKEFYVVINADLNREYGAVGSIVKRNVIGKKAKLMVIDKEFNSLAKIADYVFNIKDPNLAMDILKKQKEVVVIYKDITEEEKNLLSSLNNAKFLHLPKETNSIGLQKYDIKHEKVEAENVFIFGKNLEGIKDLPIQNSFVVVFTPYEDEVLRRADLIVGITNGFEREGSFYNLEGKKLKKEKVLKPDFDVLDLKSFLSTVLGKTEKVF is encoded by the coding sequence ATGGAGAATATCAAAATTAAGGTTAATGGGAATGAAGTAGAAGTCTCCCCTGGTAAAACAGTTCTTCAAGTCTTAAAGGATCTTGGAATCCATGTACCTGTGCTATGCCATTATGAACCCCTTATGCCTCAAGGATCTTGTAGACTTTGTGTAGTAGAAGACCGGGGAGTATTAAAGACTGCCTGCACCACTCCTGTAGAACCCAATATGGACATAAAGACCGATACTCCTAACGTAATAAACTCAAGAAAGCTTGTACTCCAACTACTCTTTAGTGAAAGAAACCATTATTGTATGTATTGCGAAGTAACAGGAGAATGTGAACTTCAGGACTTAGGCTATGAGTTTGGATTAGACCATTTTGAATTTCCCACCTATGAAAGAAGATTTCCAGTAGACAACACCCATGACTTTATAATGATGGATCATAATCGCTGTGTGCTTTGCAGAAGATGTGTAAGAGTCTGTTCTGAAGTTGCAGGACATTTCGTACTTGGAGAGATGGAACGTGGAATAGATACTATGATTATCGCAGATATGGATGTACCCCTTGGAAATTCATCTTGCGTATCCTGTGGTTTATGTGCCCAGGTATGTCCTACAGGAGCAATTATTGATAAAAGATCTTCTTACCTTGGAAGAGAAGTACAATCAGAAATTATTTATTCAAACTGTGATATGTGTCCTGTAGGATGTGGAATGGAGATTTATAAAAAGCAAGGAGCCAACTTTATAGTTAAGATATATGGAGACTGGAACTCCGATGTATCCCATGGACTCCTTTGTAAAGTGGGAAGGTATTTATCTTTGTATGATGAGAAAGATAGAGTTGTAGGCATAAAATTAAAGGATGACTTTGGCTACAGAAGATTACATGAAGACAATTTAATTGAAATTTTTAAGAATAAGTTAAATAATGCTGTGGCCTATGTAGATGGATCCTTATTTAACGAAGAGATAGAGATGATAAAGGAGATCTTTAAAGACAAAGTATATTCTCTTTATCCAAATAATTCTCCTATACCCACAAACATCAACTTATCAGAGCTTGACAACAAAGAATTTTATGTAGTTATAAATGCAGATCTAAATAGAGAATATGGAGCAGTAGGATCCATAGTGAAGAGAAATGTTATAGGGAAAAAAGCAAAATTAATGGTTATCGATAAGGAATTTAATAGCCTCGCTAAGATAGCAGATTACGTCTTCAACATAAAAGACCCAAACTTAGCTATGGATATATTGAAGAAGCAAAAAGAAGTAGTAGTTATCTATAAGGATATTACTGAGGAGGAGAAAAACCTCCTAAGCTCATTAAATAACGCCAAATTCTTGCATCTTCCTAAAGAGACTAATTCCATTGGACTTCAAAAATATGATATCAAGCATGAAAAGGTAGAAGCAGAAAATGTATTCATCTTTGGAAAGAATTTAGAAGGTATAAAAGATCTTCCTATACAGAATTCCTTTGTAGTGGTATTTACACCCTACGAGGATGAGGTATTAAGAAGAGCAGACCTAATAGTAGGAATAACCAATGGCTTTGAAAGAGAAGGATCTTTCTATAATTTAGAAGGCAAAAAACTTAAGAAGGAAAAGGTTCTAAAGCCAGATTTTGATGTGTTAGATTTAAAATCTTTCCTTTCCACAGTATTAGGAAAAACTGAAAAAGTATTCTAA
- a CDS encoding NADH-quinone oxidoreductase subunit B family protein has product MGKIKVASVWCEGCSGCHMSFLDMDERLVELINKGLEINATPITDLKIPDEGTDIGIIEGAVATDHHEEEVKMMRERCKIIVALGDCAVFGGIPTMRNYIPREELLERGYITTESTVDGKIPTSPEIGKHLPKTKAVNEVIKVDLYVPGCPPSADAIYYVLKEVLEGRIPKLEGELLKYE; this is encoded by the coding sequence ATGGGAAAGATAAAAGTTGCTTCTGTATGGTGTGAGGGATGCTCTGGATGCCATATGTCCTTCCTTGATATGGACGAAAGATTAGTAGAACTAATTAATAAAGGATTGGAAATAAATGCAACTCCTATAACCGATTTGAAAATACCTGATGAAGGAACCGATATAGGAATAATCGAGGGGGCAGTAGCCACCGACCATCATGAAGAAGAAGTGAAGATGATGAGAGAAAGATGTAAAATAATTGTAGCCCTAGGAGATTGTGCAGTCTTTGGCGGAATTCCCACCATGAGAAACTACATTCCAAGAGAAGAACTTCTAGAAAGAGGTTATATAACCACAGAAAGTACTGTCGATGGTAAAATACCTACCTCTCCAGAAATAGGTAAACATCTTCCAAAAACCAAAGCAGTAAATGAGGTAATAAAAGTTGACCTTTATGTTCCGGGATGTCCTCCATCGGCAGACGCTATATATTATGTTTTGAAAGAAGTTCTTGAGGGAAGAATTCCTAAATTAGAAGGCGAACTTCTTAAGTATGAATAA
- a CDS encoding Ni/Fe hydrogenase subunit alpha yields MEKKITISPVTRIEGHARVTIHLNDEGKVENAFFHVDQFRGFEKFSEGRYFAEMPVITERICGICPISHHLASAKATDEIIGVEIPRTAKLLRELIHMGQIIQSHSMHFFELAGPDLILGWDADPKIRNVVGLIQQNPDLALKAVKLRKFGQRIIELVAGRRIHPTFAVPGGVNSSLSPSARDEILSGIDEMIGYIKEGIKLAEDFIEKNKELCDKFASFPTGYMGLVKEDGSLELYDGKIRFMDKDGNIVKEFKPQYYLRYIGEKVEDWSYLKFPYYKPLGYPNGVYRVGPLARLNIADKISTPLANEEFKKFKSINNGKPVEGSIYYHYARLIETIYALERAREILEDPEVMSPNVLEVGEVTNEEGVGVVEAPRGTLIHHYWVDEKGTIEKVNLIVSTGHNNWAMSKAVEMVAKAFVDGKNLKEGMLNRVEGAIRCYDPCLSCSTHAIGKMPLVVELYDKDGNIIDVIKRD; encoded by the coding sequence ATGGAAAAGAAGATAACCATAAGTCCAGTTACAAGAATAGAAGGACACGCAAGAGTTACCATCCATCTCAATGATGAAGGAAAGGTAGAAAATGCATTCTTCCATGTAGATCAATTTAGAGGATTTGAAAAATTCTCTGAGGGAAGATATTTTGCAGAAATGCCAGTTATCACTGAAAGAATATGCGGAATATGTCCTATAAGCCATCACTTAGCTTCTGCAAAGGCTACCGATGAGATCATAGGAGTAGAAATACCAAGAACTGCAAAACTTTTAAGGGAACTTATCCATATGGGACAAATTATTCAGTCCCATTCCATGCACTTTTTTGAATTGGCAGGACCAGATCTCATTTTAGGTTGGGATGCAGACCCAAAAATTAGAAATGTAGTAGGGCTAATTCAACAAAATCCAGACCTTGCATTGAAAGCAGTAAAGCTAAGAAAGTTTGGACAAAGGATTATTGAACTTGTGGCAGGAAGAAGAATTCACCCCACCTTCGCCGTACCAGGAGGGGTTAATTCTTCCCTATCTCCTTCTGCAAGGGATGAGATCTTAAGTGGTATTGATGAAATGATTGGATATATTAAAGAAGGTATAAAATTAGCTGAAGACTTTATAGAAAAGAATAAAGAGCTATGTGACAAATTTGCCTCCTTCCCTACAGGATACATGGGACTTGTAAAAGAAGATGGTTCTCTTGAACTTTATGATGGAAAAATAAGATTTATGGATAAAGATGGAAACATTGTTAAAGAATTCAAGCCCCAATACTATCTAAGATATATTGGAGAAAAGGTTGAAGATTGGTCCTACTTAAAATTCCCATACTATAAACCCTTAGGATATCCTAATGGAGTCTATAGAGTAGGTCCTCTTGCAAGATTAAACATAGCCGACAAAATTAGCACTCCTCTTGCCAATGAGGAATTCAAGAAGTTTAAATCTATTAACAATGGTAAACCTGTAGAAGGATCTATTTACTATCATTATGCAAGACTTATTGAAACCATCTATGCCCTGGAAAGAGCAAGAGAAATTTTGGAAGATCCTGAAGTAATGAGCCCCAACGTATTAGAGGTAGGAGAAGTAACCAATGAAGAAGGGGTAGGCGTAGTAGAGGCTCCAAGAGGAACATTAATTCACCATTATTGGGTAGACGAAAAAGGCACCATTGAGAAAGTAAATCTCATAGTGTCTACTGGACACAACAATTGGGCCATGAGCAAAGCTGTAGAAATGGTAGCAAAGGCCTTTGTAGATGGTAAAAATCTAAAAGAAGGTATGCTCAACAGAGTTGAAGGAGCTATTAGATGTTATGATCCTTGCTTGTCTTGTTCCACCCATGCCATAGGAAAAATGCCCCTTGTTGTTGAACTATACGACAAAGATGGAAATATCATTGACGTTATAAAGAGAGATTGA
- a CDS encoding hydrogenase maturation protease produces MKILLVGFGNPYRRDDGLGIKLLDLINYNVEKMKVQELSFDMAEILKDYDMVIFVDASLEGDEISFRKIQEESTFSPLTHHTPCEELLSWTRVLYGKTPEFYLLSIRGYDFDFGEELSDKAKENLEKALEFIKGFLESIS; encoded by the coding sequence TTGAAGATATTACTGGTAGGATTTGGAAATCCTTATAGAAGAGATGATGGCTTAGGAATAAAGCTCCTGGATCTCATAAATTATAATGTGGAGAAAATGAAGGTCCAGGAGCTTAGTTTTGATATGGCTGAGATTCTTAAGGATTACGATATGGTAATCTTTGTTGATGCTTCCTTAGAAGGCGATGAGATAAGTTTTAGAAAGATACAAGAAGAATCTACCTTTTCTCCTCTTACCCACCATACCCCCTGCGAGGAACTCTTATCTTGGACAAGAGTATTATATGGAAAGACACCAGAATTTTATCTTCTCTCTATAAGAGGATACGACTTTGACTTTGGAGAGGAATTATCAGATAAAGCAAAGGAAAATTTAGAAAAGGCATTAGAATTTATTAAAGGCTTTCTTGAGAGCATTTCATGA